A region of Massilia sp. WG5 DNA encodes the following proteins:
- the glpD gene encoding glycerol-3-phosphate dehydrogenase codes for MSEHSRAAAGRRIDCDVLVVGGGINGAGIARDASGRGLRVVLCEKDDLAQHTSSASSKLIHGGLRYLEQYHFGLVRKALAERELLLKSGPHIMRPLRFVMPQATDGGAGQRPGWLVRAGLFLYDHLARRDFLPGSESLSLAGHPYGAPLRPEFTRAFAYSDAWVDDARLVVLAAIDARERGAAVLTRTRCTGLAREAQRWVATLQGPDGELRVHARCLVNAAGPWAAGFLGMAAPGAGARPLRLVKGSHIVVPRLFGHDSAYLLQQPDGRVVFAIPYEGVFTLVGTTDVDYQGDLDRVAIGADETAYLCAAVNRVFARPIGPDDVVWSYAGVRPLIGEQGSQDAMSAASASRDYRLETGLDGAPLLSVFGGKVTTFRKLAEQAVDWIAPALGRRVPGWTDRACLPGGDLFGRQPLARAVLEFEAWTRTRQQQYAWLPPELVARYVRAYGTRLGAMLGPCRSRADLGEEIVPGLFEVEADFLVRQEWAQAAEDILWRRTKLGLHVPPGGARRLEGWLAARRGVSVPAA; via the coding sequence ATGAGCGAACATTCACGAGCTGCGGCTGGCCGACGGATCGATTGCGACGTACTGGTGGTCGGCGGCGGCATCAACGGCGCCGGCATCGCGCGCGACGCCAGCGGGCGCGGGCTGCGTGTGGTCCTGTGCGAAAAGGACGACCTGGCCCAGCACACCTCCTCGGCTTCGAGCAAGCTGATCCACGGCGGGCTGCGCTATCTCGAGCAATACCATTTCGGTCTGGTACGCAAGGCCCTGGCCGAGCGCGAGCTGCTCCTGAAGAGCGGCCCGCACATCATGCGTCCGCTGCGCTTCGTGATGCCGCAGGCGACCGACGGCGGCGCCGGCCAGCGCCCGGGCTGGCTGGTGCGCGCCGGCCTGTTCCTATACGATCACCTGGCGCGGCGCGATTTCCTGCCGGGCTCCGAGAGCCTGTCGCTGGCCGGCCACCCCTACGGCGCGCCGCTGCGGCCGGAATTTACCCGCGCGTTCGCCTATTCCGACGCCTGGGTCGACGATGCCCGCCTGGTGGTGCTGGCCGCCATCGACGCCCGCGAACGCGGGGCGGCCGTGCTGACCCGCACCCGCTGCACCGGCCTGGCGCGCGAGGCGCAGCGCTGGGTCGCGACCCTGCAGGGCCCGGACGGCGAGCTCAGGGTGCATGCGCGCTGCCTCGTGAATGCCGCCGGACCGTGGGCCGCCGGCTTCCTCGGCATGGCCGCGCCCGGCGCCGGCGCGCGTCCGCTGCGCCTGGTGAAGGGCAGCCACATCGTGGTGCCGCGCCTGTTCGGGCACGATAGCGCCTATCTGCTGCAGCAGCCGGATGGCCGGGTGGTGTTCGCGATTCCCTACGAGGGCGTGTTCACCCTGGTCGGCACCACCGACGTCGATTACCAGGGCGACCTCGACCGCGTCGCCATCGGCGCGGACGAGACGGCGTACCTGTGCGCGGCGGTGAACCGGGTGTTTGCCCGGCCGATCGGCCCGGACGACGTGGTGTGGAGCTATGCCGGGGTGCGGCCCCTGATCGGCGAGCAAGGCAGTCAGGATGCAATGAGCGCCGCCAGCGCCAGCCGCGACTACCGGCTGGAGACCGGCCTGGACGGTGCGCCGCTGCTCTCGGTCTTCGGCGGCAAGGTCACGACCTTCCGCAAGCTGGCCGAGCAGGCGGTGGACTGGATCGCACCTGCGCTGGGCCGGCGCGTGCCCGGCTGGACCGACCGCGCCTGCCTGCCGGGCGGCGACCTGTTCGGCCGCCAGCCGCTGGCGCGCGCGGTGCTCGAATTCGAGGCCTGGACCCGCACCCGCCAGCAGCAGTATGCCTGGCTGCCGCCCGAACTGGTGGCCCGCTATGTGCGCGCCTACGGCACCCGGCTCGGCGCCATGCTGGGACCTTGCCGCAGCCGCGCCGATCTCGGCGAGGAGATCGTGCCCGGGCTGTTCGAGGTGGAAGCGGATTTCCTGGTGCGGCAGGAATGGGCGCAGGCCGCCGAGGACATCCTGTGGCGCCGCACCAAGCTGGGACTGCATGTGCCGCCGGGCGGCGCGCGCCGGCTGGAGGGATGGCTGGCGGCGCGGCGGGGCGTGTCCGTCCCCGCCGCCTGA
- a CDS encoding phosphohydrolase: MTNRAWVRMPSGKRLDLLNPTPFDWDDADLALGLARTYRWGGHSAWPLPLSVAQHSISVMLLRRAASPVPLAPVVELRELLHDAEEGLLGFDAVSPLKPFLGEGFMALTRRLEQMVFLRYGLPAWTPTEHARHKQADRLAAASEAVHVVGWKEEEVRNTLRIRAAVLDEDPLAARYPCRPWEPWAPTIAAERFLIELDHLKRRIDAGQSHD; this comes from the coding sequence ATGACTAATCGCGCATGGGTTCGCATGCCGTCCGGCAAGCGGCTCGACCTTCTCAATCCTACCCCTTTCGACTGGGACGATGCCGACCTGGCCCTCGGCCTGGCCCGCACCTACCGCTGGGGCGGCCATTCGGCCTGGCCGCTGCCCCTGTCGGTGGCCCAGCACTCGATCAGCGTGATGCTGCTGCGCCGCGCCGCTTCCCCGGTGCCGCTCGCCCCCGTCGTCGAATTGCGCGAACTGCTGCACGACGCCGAGGAAGGCCTGCTCGGTTTCGACGCCGTCTCGCCCTTGAAACCCTTCCTCGGCGAGGGCTTCATGGCCCTGACCAGGCGCCTCGAACAGATGGTGTTCCTGCGCTACGGCCTGCCGGCCTGGACGCCCACCGAGCACGCGCGGCACAAGCAGGCCGACCGCCTGGCCGCCGCCAGCGAAGCCGTTCACGTGGTCGGCTGGAAGGAAGAGGAAGTGCGCAACACCCTGCGGATCCGTGCGGCGGTGCTGGACGAAGACCCGCTGGCGGCGCGCTACCCCTGCCGGCCCTGGGAGCCGTGGGCGCCGACCATCGCGGCGGAGCGCTTCCTGATCGAACTCGATCACCTGAAACGCCGCATCGACGCCGGACAGTCCCATGACTGA
- a CDS encoding Sir2 family NAD-dependent protein deacetylase → MTEPLDAAIARAAALLREADALLIGAGAGIGVDSGLPDFRGDHGFWRAYPPLARLGIRFVEIANPRSFARHPELAWGFYGHRLALYRATIPHEGFTILRELGARLAHGAFVFTSNVDGQFQRAGFDDGQVVECHGSIHHLQCSRPCSGDIWPADAVQPDIDPGDCLMRPPLPACPHCGALARPNVLMFNDGRWLDARTEARYQGFEAWRARVRRPVVIELGAGTDVPSVRRTCEAQGAPLIRINPRAPQVPSADDVGIAMGALETLRRLREALP, encoded by the coding sequence ATGACTGAGCCCCTGGACGCCGCCATCGCCCGCGCCGCCGCCCTGCTGCGCGAGGCCGATGCCCTCCTCATTGGCGCCGGCGCCGGCATCGGCGTCGATTCCGGCCTGCCCGACTTCCGCGGCGACCATGGCTTCTGGCGCGCCTACCCGCCGCTGGCCAGACTCGGCATCCGCTTCGTCGAGATCGCCAATCCGCGCAGCTTCGCCCGCCACCCGGAACTGGCATGGGGCTTTTACGGACACCGGCTCGCGCTGTACCGCGCCACCATCCCGCACGAGGGTTTCACGATCCTGCGCGAACTGGGCGCGCGGCTGGCGCATGGCGCCTTCGTCTTCACCAGCAATGTCGACGGCCAGTTCCAGCGCGCCGGCTTCGACGACGGACAGGTGGTCGAATGCCACGGCTCGATCCATCACCTGCAATGCAGCCGGCCTTGCAGCGGCGACATCTGGCCGGCCGATGCGGTGCAGCCCGATATCGACCCGGGCGACTGCCTGATGCGCCCGCCCCTGCCGGCCTGCCCGCACTGCGGCGCGCTGGCGCGGCCAAACGTCCTGATGTTCAACGACGGACGCTGGCTGGATGCGCGCACCGAAGCCCGGTACCAGGGCTTCGAAGCCTGGCGCGCGCGCGTGCGGCGCCCGGTCGTGATTGAACTCGGGGCCGGCACCGACGTGCCCTCGGTGCGGCGCACGTGCGAAGCACAGGGCGCGCCGCTCATCCGCATCAATCCGCGCGCGCCGCAGGTGCCGTCGGCGGACGATGTCGGAATCGCCATGGGCGCGCTGGAGACGCTGCGACGCCTGCGCGAAGCCTTGCCTTAA